A single window of Anaerolineae bacterium DNA harbors:
- a CDS encoding ROK family protein produces MHIRAYGVGVPGPVDQQAGTVKTPPVMPGRRHGYPIREALVEAWGRPVLLNNNANLGAFGEWAYGADPLLYIKVGSGIGAGWVIHGQIYCGATGSAGEIGHLTIVENGPRCTCGNRGCLEALAGGRAIARQAQEAVRAQQPTQLALIIGPPETLTAHEVALAARRGDLVAQQILRQAGEYLGIAVANLINLLNPAVVVFGSGVAQVGDLLLEPVRREVQRRSLPPWPRPPVSPRPCWGATPRR; encoded by the coding sequence GTGCACATTCGCGCCTACGGGGTGGGGGTTCCCGGCCCGGTGGACCAGCAGGCCGGTACGGTAAAAACCCCACCCGTCATGCCCGGTCGCCGGCACGGTTACCCCATCCGTGAGGCCCTGGTCGAGGCTTGGGGAAGGCCGGTGTTGCTCAACAACAACGCCAATCTGGGCGCTTTTGGCGAATGGGCCTACGGCGCCGACCCTTTGCTTTACATCAAGGTCGGTTCGGGCATCGGGGCCGGATGGGTGATCCACGGCCAGATTTACTGCGGCGCCACCGGTAGCGCCGGCGAAATCGGGCACCTGACCATCGTGGAAAACGGCCCCCGCTGCACCTGCGGCAACCGGGGCTGCCTGGAGGCCCTGGCCGGGGGACGGGCCATCGCCCGCCAGGCTCAGGAGGCCGTGCGCGCCCAACAGCCCACCCAACTCGCCCTGATCATCGGCCCTCCCGAGACGCTGACCGCCCACGAAGTGGCCCTGGCCGCCCGCCGGGGCGACTTGGTGGCGCAGCAAATCCTGCGCCAAGCCGGGGAATACCTGGGCATCGCCGTGGCCAATCTGATCAACCTGCTCAACCCGGCTGTGGTGGTTTTCGGCAGCGGGGTGGCCCAGGTGGGCGACCTGCTGCTGGAACCGGTACGCCGTGAGGTGCAGCGGCGCAGCCTGCCCCCCTGGCCCAGGCCGCCCGTATCACCGCGGCCGTGCTGGGGCGCCACGCCACGGCGATAG
- a CDS encoding ROK family protein: MLEFNPHWGAVVGADMGVTHLTASVADMAARVLADREIPCRIEDGPGACLHTVQEQVQQAVEAAQVAPCTFAPTGWGFPARWTSRPVR, translated from the coding sequence ATGCTGGAATTCAACCCCCATTGGGGGGCGGTGGTGGGCGCGGACATGGGGGTCACCCATCTGACGGCGAGCGTGGCCGACATGGCGGCGCGGGTGCTGGCCGACCGCGAAATCCCCTGCCGCATCGAGGACGGGCCTGGGGCCTGCCTGCACACGGTGCAAGAGCAGGTCCAACAGGCCGTGGAAGCGGCGCAGGTGGCCCCGTGCACATTCGCGCCTACGGGGTGGGGGTTCCCGGCCCGGTGGACCAGCAGGCCGGTACGGTAA